DNA sequence from the Sulfurimonas sp. HSL3-7 genome:
ACTTGACGATAAAACGGTACGGCAGACCGCCCGGATCGGAGGATGCTTCCATCTGTTCAAAGCTTATCAGGACAAAATCAAACCCTACATAGACAATAAGCAGTGAAAAAGGGAGGATGAAAAAGAGCGCGCCGACAATGTTGACGATATGGCGCATCCTGTCGGAGAAGCCGTCATAAAAGATATCCACCCGCACATGCGATGCACGCTGCAATGTATAGGCGATGCCCAGCATGATCACCACATCGAAAAGGTGCCACTCCAGCTCCTGCAGGGCGATGGAACCCGACTGAAAAAGGTAGCGCATCAGGGCGTCATAGACGACCAGCGCTATCAATGCGGCCAGTGCCGTCGCGGCGATATAGCCTATCCACCGTATCAGCGACTCCAGAAAATGAAACGATTTTACGATCACTGTTTTACCCACTCCCAGGCCAGACCCAGATACTCATGAAAAGCGAGGTCACTGCCCCGTAGACTCCTGCCGTTTGGCATCTGAAGCCATTCGCTCTCGCCCCGTACCTGATAACCCGTCGGCGCGGCAATCGGATTTAACCCCTGTGCTTTAAAGATCTTGAATGCGCGCGGCATATGGGATGCCGATGTCACCAGAATAAACGGCTTCTCACCTGCCATTTTTTTCATTGCCACCGCCTCTTCGTAGGTATCTTTTGGTGTCTCAAGCATGATGATATCATCACTTTCCACACCAAGCGCGCGTGCTGCTTTTTTCTGCATCGAAGCGTGGTTATAAGGGTCTTGGCCGCCGTAGCCCGAGACTACCAGTTTTACGTCTGCCAGCCTGTTATAATGGCGTATTCCCTCACTCAGACGGGTCAGTGCCGTTGTAGTGACTTGCGAGGTGATCGGAAGCGCTTTGTCGCTGTTATGGCCGCTGCCGAGCACCAGGATATAGTCAACATTCACCGGTGTCTCGATCAATGCCGGGTATTGTCGTTCCAGGGGTTTTAAAAGCAGGTCACTGACAGGCGCATAACTCAGCAGCGCAATCCAGACAAAGGCAAGCGGCAAGAGTGTTTTCGCCGCTTTTATTCGTCCGATATAGAGTGCGACAAACCCGGCTGCGGCAATAAACAAGCCGATAGAGAGCGGTCCTAAAAGTTCACCCGCAATTTTTTTGACGATGAAAAGCGTATCGACCATCAGATAAAATTCGGCGCATCGTTGGCAAAGAGGATGATATCCCCTGCCCTGGTACGCTCACCCAACACTTTGGTAAGCTGACTCTTGTCACCGAGCATGATCTTTTCGGCAACAGTGAGATGTTTGTCAAAGAGGTCGGCGTTGAGCTGACCCGTGACAATGGCCACATCGCACACCTTGTTGATCGCTTCGATCAGCTCTAGGTTAAGCTCCCTGGTGCTTTCAACCAGCCCCGGCGTAACGATTACCTTGCGGCCGGGGTGCAGAGAGAGAAGACGGACGTCTTCGAGCATCCCGTCGATGTTGCCGTTATAGCCGTCATCGAGAATGATCTTTCCGCCGGCATCGATGCGCTGAAGACGGTGTTCGACGCTTTTAAGTCCGCTCACCCCTTTTTGGATCTCCCCGGCTTCCATACCGAGAGCATCGGCAACCAGAACCGTGGCCTCCAGGTTGATCGTATTAAAAGCGCCCAGAACATCGGTCTGAAGGTGCAGCGTCTCATCATGCAGCTGCATATCAAAAGAGAGCCCCTCCAGTGTCGCCTCGACATTGCTGACGCCGTCACCGAAAAAGGTCACCTTCTCATGCGGCTCCGATGTCACGGAGTTGTGCACGAAGGCTCTTTGCAAACGGTCCGACTGGATGATCTCAAGCTTGGTACGCTGAATGTTCTCGAGTGTCTTGAAATACTCAAGGTGTTGCGGACCGACCTTGCCGACCACAACAATATGCGGATGCAGGAACTGCGCGATCGTGTAGATGTCGCCGCGCAGGCGCGCACCCGCTTCACAGAC
Encoded proteins:
- a CDS encoding TRAP transporter small permease subunit — encoded protein: MIVKSFHFLESLIRWIGYIAATALAALIALVVYDALMRYLFQSGSIALQELEWHLFDVVIMLGIAYTLQRASHVRVDIFYDGFSDRMRHIVNIVGALFFILPFSLLIVYVGFDFVLISFEQMEASSDPGGLPYRFIVKSLMPLAFILLIVQALSELYKELQLLRGLK
- a CDS encoding ElyC/SanA/YdcF family protein → MVDTLFIVKKIAGELLGPLSIGLFIAAAGFVALYIGRIKAAKTLLPLAFVWIALLSYAPVSDLLLKPLERQYPALIETPVNVDYILVLGSGHNSDKALPITSQVTTTALTRLSEGIRHYNRLADVKLVVSGYGGQDPYNHASMQKKAARALGVESDDIIMLETPKDTYEEAVAMKKMAGEKPFILVTSASHMPRAFKIFKAQGLNPIAAPTGYQVRGESEWLQMPNGRSLRGSDLAFHEYLGLAWEWVKQ
- the murF gene encoding UDP-N-acetylmuramoyl-tripeptide--D-alanyl-D-alanine ligase — protein: MDILDLITNVIFVMALGFYLITNLQWYDYKISRVVLKHHKPLWHFTLFIFPFVLYYVAADYFTAVLAVYLLALGFWYYRLDKKLVFTWRVKRFLILLFVLTFFLDMVTAIKGMAGPSFVFLPLFLAYVGSKGIESFLFMAYKREAQKKLMARKELKIVCVTGSYGKTSMKNFISQVLSKKYKVYATPRSVNTIAGLVRDVNMELPDDCEVYVCEAGARLRGDIYTIAQFLHPHIVVVGKVGPQHLEYFKTLENIQRTKLEIIQSDRLQRAFVHNSVTSEPHEKVTFFGDGVSNVEATLEGLSFDMQLHDETLHLQTDVLGAFNTINLEATVLVADALGMEAGEIQKGVSGLKSVEHRLQRIDAGGKIILDDGYNGNIDGMLEDVRLLSLHPGRKVIVTPGLVESTRELNLELIEAINKVCDVAIVTGQLNADLFDKHLTVAEKIMLGDKSQLTKVLGERTRAGDIILFANDAPNFI